The Candidatus Saccharimonadales bacterium sequence AATCCGGCCACCGCGGCTTCAAACTCGGGTTGATAGACTGCCCATAAACTTAGGTGTAGCGCCAGGTAAGCTAAGATCAGCTGGTTGACTCGACGAGCAAATAACCGTCTGGCAAAAGCCGGTTGTTTTAGCAGCAGCCAAATGACGAGTGGCAGCAGTGCTACTAGCAAAATCTCCTTCCAAGTTTGCCAGAGTTTTATATGGCCAAAATTGCTAGTCAGCCAGACGTAAACTAAAGCGTGAAACGGCAACAGCGCCAAGATGCTTAAAAAACCGATTCTCAGAACTCGATACATTACAGTCTTAAGTTTAGGACAAAAAAACAGAATATGCCGCCAATGCAGGCTGGTTTACCAAATAAGCTATTTTCGACGCCCGCCTTCAGCGGGCTGTTCGACCCTATTTCTTTGGTCGCAAAGAAATAGGGAAAAGAAACGGCCGCTGCTGGTCAAACACTGGGCCGTTTTCATTCGCCGTCTAATCAGTCACTTGCGGAACTCCCCAGCACCTTTTACAAACACACCCGAAGCCTCATAAAAGGTGCTGGGTCAAACAGTCCTCGTTTCGTTATTAGCCGCTCACTTGAAACCGGTACCGGTTTGACCAGATGCGGATAAGCCATGCAGATGTTCGATAGGATAAACTCCTAACTGCTATCTACCATCTGCTAACTACTAACTTAAGCTGCAGATGTCTGATAGAGAAATAATAACTAATCGCTAAAAGTTCGAATTTACTTTGACTTTTATCGATACCTATTTCAGAGGGGAATCACGAACCGCCTACTGGCGGTGAGTCTAAGGGGGAGATGCTCTCCCTCTTAAAGCTGATAGCGGTGCTACAATAATCTCTAATGCGAAAGAATGCCCACCTCATATATTCGCTCGGTCTGATGGCCGGCGACTTCATCGCGCTTATCGCGGGCTTTGTGGTGGCTTACATTGCCCGGGTGAGTATTGACCATCGGCCGCTGATCGAGCAGATCCCGGCCCGCGAATATATTAAAATCTTCGCGTTGCTCATTCCGTTTTGGTTGTTAATCTTTGCCGGCTTAGGACTTTATTCCAAGTACGTTTACTCTAACCGTTGGCGCGAGCTTTGGCGGCTGGCCCTAGGCTCGTTTGTCGGCATGTTGTTTATTATCGGCTACGACTTCGTGAACGACCCAAACAGCACGATTTTTCCGGCCAGACTGGTGGCGGCCTATGCTTTCTTGCTGGGCTTTACGCTACTAGCATTGGAGCGGCAAGTTTTGTGGCAAATTAAAAAATGGTTGTACCGCTACGGCCGAGGTATTGAACGGGTAATGCTGATCGGTAGCAGCCAGCAGACGAGGGAAGTGGCCAGCCTACTCGGCGACAGCGCGTCTTCGGGCTACCATGTCTCGGCCATCGTCGGCCAGCAAAGCGCGTTACCGCAAAAGTTTAGGGGCAGGCACTTTTCAGCCCTTAACGAGGCGCTGGTAAATTTGCGGCGGCTCAAGATTGACACCATCATCCAAACTAAATTGTATGAGTCGAGCCAGAGCAACCGGCGGATTCAATCGGCTGCCTTAAAAAACCATATCGACTACAAACTGATGCTAACCGAACACGATTACTTTAGCGGCCGCAGCGCGGTTGAACTGTTTCAATATTTTCCGGTTATTCATATCTCGCCCACGCCGCTGCTGGGCTGGGGGCGGGTGGTTAAACGCGGCGTCGATTTGAGCCTAGGCCTTGTCGGTCTGGTTGTACTCTCGCCCATACTTTTGCTAA is a genomic window containing:
- a CDS encoding exopolysaccharide biosynthesis polyprenyl glycosylphosphotransferase, whose translation is MRKNAHLIYSLGLMAGDFIALIAGFVVAYIARVSIDHRPLIEQIPAREYIKIFALLIPFWLLIFAGLGLYSKYVYSNRWRELWRLALGSFVGMLFIIGYDFVNDPNSTIFPARLVAAYAFLLGFTLLALERQVLWQIKKWLYRYGRGIERVMLIGSSQQTREVASLLGDSASSGYHVSAIVGQQSALPQKFRGRHFSALNEALVNLRRLKIDTIIQTKLYESSQSNRRIQSAALKNHIDYKLMLTEHDYFSGRSAVELFQYFPVIHISPTPLLGWGRVVKRGVDLSLGLVGLVVLSPILLLIALLILLFDFGPVWFKQKRLTRWSKEATVVKFRTMKAKYSGRDPAEVFNQLGRPELIQEYQSNRAKVADDPRVSSLGRFLRASSLDELPQLINVIKGDISLVGPRTIPKDEAEQDLREKSPLILSVKTGITGLAQVSGRSDLTIEERIRLDQYYVQNWSLWLDFKIILKTIGV